The Deltaproteobacteria bacterium DNA segment CCTCGCTGCGCAGGATCAGCGCGAAGGGCCGTGCGATGCCCGGGAGCCGCGCGTGCGGCATGGCGATGCCGTGGCCGACGTAGGTGCCGATCTGCCGTTCGCGATCGGCCACCGCGCGCACAATCTGGTCCGCGGGCAGCGGCAGCGCAGCGGCACTCATGCGCGCGAGCGCCGCAGCCACCGCCTGGGCCGGCGAATCCGCCTCGATGCCCATGTGCACGTGCGCGGCGGTCACCACGTCGGACAGGCGGATCGTCTCCTCGTCCTCGAACTCGTCGCGGATCGTGCCCACGATCTCCTCGATCACGTCCTCGAGCGTGACGAGGCCGGACCAGCGCCCCGCGTCGTCCGTCACCAACGCGGTGTGGATGCCCCGCTGTTGCATCTCCGCGAGCAGCGTCTCCAACCGCGCCGATTCGGTCACGCGAATCGCCGGGCGCGCCAGCGCCGCCAGATCGGGCGCGCCGTTTGCATTCAGCAGCACATCCTTGAGATGCACGAACCCGACGGGGCGCTCGGAGTCGCCCTCGAGGAGCGGGTAGCGTGTGAACCGCGCCGCACGCGCAATGCGCAGGTTCTCGTCCCATGGGGCGCGCGCGTCGAGGCACACGACCTGGGCGCGCGGGCGCATGGCGTCGCGCACCGCGAGCGCGCCGAGATCGAAGACGTTTTCCATGAAGAGCAGGCGACGAAACGACATCAGCCCCTGCTCCTGCGAGTCGTCGAGGATGATCCGCAGTTCCTCCTCGCTATGGTGTTCCTCGCCCGAGCGGGGCAGACGCATCAGGCCGACGATGGCGACGGAGAGCGTGTTGAGCAGCCACAGCGCGGGGAAAAACAAAGCGCGGAAAAAGCGCAGCGGGCGTGCGGTCCACAGGGCGGCGGCGTCGGCCACGCGGATCGCGATCGACTTGGGTACGAGTTCGCCCAGCACGATGTGTGAGCCCGACACCAGCACGTATGACACGGCGATGCCCGCGGCGTTGCGTGCGGCGGCGTGCGGCAGCGGTCCGGCGATGGCCTCGGCCACCTCGTTGCCGACCATGCCCAGCGCCACGCTGGCGAGCGTGATGCCGACCTGGCATACGCCCAGGTGCTCGTCGAGATGCGCGCGGATGAGGGCGAGCGTTTTCGCGCGCGGATCATCCGTCGCGACGAGCTCCTCCACCCGCGACGCGCGAACCTTGACGATGGCGAACTCGGCCAGCACGAAAAACGCATTGAGCGCGAGCAGCACCAGAATCGAAACGATCCACAGCGCGATCAGCAAACCCACCCCGAATTGGAGGCGTCTCTAGAGTGCCACAGTTTCTGCCGACGGACGAGGAATTTTCGCGGTACTCGAGTCGACGCGGCGAGGACGCACCGTGATATCGGGCTCGAAGTGGGTGTTCACGCCCGTTTACAACACGGAATAACTTGCGAATAATCCGTCGTTCCAGAAATTTGCCGATCCGAATCGCCTGATCGAAGGAGAGCCGGTGCCGACCGGGGAGCGCGCCCGTGGGCGCGCCATCATGGGGATTCTTTGCGCGTTCGCGATCGCGGTCGCGTGGGGCGTCGCCGCGCCTTCGGCCCGCGCCGACGCGCTGTTCACCTACGGTCT contains these protein-coding regions:
- a CDS encoding DUF21 domain-containing protein, which codes for MGLLIALWIVSILVLLALNAFFVLAEFAIVKVRASRVEELVATDDPRAKTLALIRAHLDEHLGVCQVGITLASVALGMVGNEVAEAIAGPLPHAAARNAAGIAVSYVLVSGSHIVLGELVPKSIAIRVADAAALWTARPLRFFRALFFPALWLLNTLSVAIVGLMRLPRSGEEHHSEEELRIILDDSQEQGLMSFRRLLFMENVFDLGALAVRDAMRPRAQVVCLDARAPWDENLRIARAARFTRYPLLEGDSERPVGFVHLKDVLLNANGAPDLAALARPAIRVTESARLETLLAEMQQRGIHTALVTDDAGRWSGLVTLEDVIEEIVGTIRDEFEDEETIRLSDVVTAAHVHMGIEADSPAQAVAAALARMSAAALPLPADQIVRAVADRERQIGTYVGHGIAMPHARLPGIARPFALILRSEGGVPCRGSGERAHLLFVMLTPAGQPRVHQRLQSGIAQLLHDSRYVTERLQTATTPEEMLDVIRVGEQASLVTEGG